In the genome of Sphingobium sp. CR2-8, the window GCGCCGCCAGTGGCGTTACGCCCATATAACGTACCCTGCGGGCCGGCCAGCACTTCGACGCGCTCAAGATCGACCATCGCGACATCGATGCTACGCGACCGCGGCTGATAGGCGCCATCGATATGGGTCGCGATCGAGGGGTCGTCCGTTCCCGAAGTAAGGCCGGTACTGATCCCGCGCAGCGTTATGAGATTTGTGCCAAAAAGATTGCCGACGACAAGCGATGGCACCTGGGACTGAAGATCCGATACGCTGCTAATCTGCCGAAGTTCGAGCGCCTCCTGCCCGATCGCCGTAACAGAGGCTGGCACGTCCTGAACATTCTCTGAGCGCTTTTGCGCTGTGACGACGATGTCGGCGATCCCGACTGCAGGTCGATCGGTGCGAGCTGCGTCCTGCGCCATCGCACCTGCAGACAGCGCCAGGAGAGACAGGCCACTGCTCGCCGTAAGCAAACCGATTTTTAGTTTCGCCTTCACCATCTCTCCATCTCCCTACATCCGTCCGTATTTGATCTATCTGGCGCCATCTTTTTTCTGGCTGCCAAGGTCGGCGGTGTGAGGGAAATTGACATCAAGTTTGCTGATCGTCAAGCATATACTTGTCATCTATCAAACAACTGTGCCGCAGCCCCGGGGCTTCAGGCAACAAGGCATTGCCGGCCAGACGGACGGCCCGTTAATCCTGCCTGCTAGACAAACAGCGCGATGGGCAAGGTGCAACCACCATAGTCACGCACGGAAATTTGGCTTCTCCATGCTACTGCCCCAGACCCAAGAAGACGCTGCTCCTGCAACAAACTTGACGGACATCAACCAAGATGGCAACTCATGGCCATTATCTAGCAAAGGCCCGCCTGTCGTCCCAGGAACCGACGCGCGATGCCCTAAAGGAAAGACGGCGCCTGAGTGCGCGCCGCGTTGGAGGATGCGAACGATGGTGCCTGCCGAGCACATAGCAGTTATCGTGGGAATCGGAGAGCGCGTCGAGCGATCACGAGACCCCTTGTCGGTTTGCGAGCCCACGAGAATGATCGCCAAAGCTCTTCAAAATGCCGACGCGGACGCGGGTGGCGGATGGCTCGAAAAGCTGGATTCGGTCGATCTGGTCGCGCTGACCAGCTGGCGCTACACAAATCCGGTCGGCGATATATGTGCCAAGGTCGGGATCGCGCCCGCCCTGGCGACAAACAGCCGCCGCGGTGGGGAAACACCTGTGCGTCTTTTGCATGAGGCTGCACTCGAGGTTGTTCGGGGCGAACACAGGGCCTGCGCGATCGTCGGTGGGGAAGCGACCAATGCACGCGCGCAAGCGCGTAAATCGGGCGCAAAGCTGCCTTGGTCGGACATGGCCCCATCAGACCAAAGCGCCCAATTTGCAGGACTTTCAACCGTTCGCAGTCCGCTGGCCGAACGCTATGCCATGCTGGATCCAGCCAGCATCTACCCGCTATACGAAACAGCAAGCCACGCTGCCTGGGACCTGTCTCCGGCGCAGGCCCATGATGAATCGGCCAAGCTATGGGCGCTTTACGCGCAGGCTGCCGGCGACAATCCATCCGCCTGGATGGAGACGCCGCCATCTGCCGAGACGATCGGGACCATCGGTCCGGATAATCGTCTGATCAACTGGCCCTACCCCAAGCTTATGGTCGCCAATCCGTCGGTGAACCAGGCATCGGCGTTCATCGTCACCACATTGGCCCATGCCAGGAACGCTGGTATCCCAGAGGATAAGCTCGTCTACATATTGGGCGGAGCGGCTGCAAACGAACCAGCGAATTTCCTCGACCGGGACCGATATGACCGCAGCACAGCGCAGGAGGCAGTCCTCAGCGCCGCTCTCGCGCAGGTCGGCGGCGTGGAAGAACTCACATTCATGGAACTGTACAGCTGTTTTCCGATCGTGCCCAAGATGGCGTTGCGCTTCATGGGCATTGAGCAGGACCAGGCCGCGCCAAGCGTGACCGGCGGCCTGACCTTTTTTGGCGGTCCGCTGCACAATTATATGAGCCATGCCATATGCGCGATGGTGCGCGCCTTGCGGGCGCATCCTCATTCGAGCGGCCTGCTTTACGGTCAGGGCGGCTATGTCACGAAGCACCACGCCCTGCTGCTTGGGTCAGATGCGCCGCAGGACACGTTAGCAGCCGACTGGTCGGTACAGGCAGAGGCCGACCGGAATCGAGGCCCCTCGCCGCAGGTTCGGGAGGACTATGCCGGCCCAGCTACGCTGGAGGCGTTTACCGTGCGCCACTCGCGAGATGGCGAGCCGGATCAGGGAATTGTCGTGGTTCGAACACCTGCGGGAGAACGAACCCTTGCCCGCGTGCCTGGGCACTACAGGGAAACTATTGACCTTCTCGAGGCGTGGGACCGCAGCCCCGTTGGTACCGATGGCATGATCACGCTTTGCGACGATGGCGATGCCGTCTGGCAGCCCCTTGCGACAACGCCCCTCAGTATCCGGAGACTGGAAGCATGATGAGCAGCGATGATCGGCCGTTGGCTGGCCTGCGCGTTCTTGACCTTGTGGAGGGAACGCTTGGCGCAATTGGCAGGATTTTGGGGGAATGGGGCGCACAAGTTGTTCGGATCGAGCCGCGTGCAGGCGGCAGGGATCGTTATGCAGGGGAGCAGGTAGGCGGAAACGCTCTTGGCTTTGCGGTCTCAAATCTGGGAAAGACATGCATTGCCCTGGATTTAGAGCGGCCTGACGATCGTAGCGAATTTGAAAATCTCGCGCGCGACTGTGATGTCTTAATAGAGGGATCGCAACTCCAGCGCTCCATGTCTTGGGACCTTGACATCGAGGCGCTCAGGCGCGCCAATCCGGGACTGGTCATACTTTCGCTCAGTGGCTTTGGGGCCAATACCAGTTTTAGCGCGTGGCAGGTCACCGATCCGGTGCTACACGCCATGAGCGGCGAACTATCCCGCTCCGGCCTGCCTGACCGGGAGCCTCTTTTGCCACCTGGAGAGCTTGCCCTGCACTGCGCGGCAGGACAGGCATTGCTCGCCATCCTCGCCGCGCGCTACGCCACTGTTACAGGCGGCAGCGGCGACTGGCTCGATATGTCGCTGCTCGACGGTGCAAGCGCGGCACTTGATCCAGGCTATGGCAGTTCTGGCAGTGCGGCCCAGGGGGTTCCTGCAAGCAAGCTGCCGAGGGGCCGACCCGAAGCCCGCTTCCAATATCCTATCATCGCCTGTGCGGACGGTTATGTGCGTATCTGCATGCTCGCGCCGCGCCAGTGGCAGGCGATGTACGAATGGCTCGGCAAACCGGAAGAATTTGCAGATCCATCCTTCAACACCCTGCGCGCGCGCTATAAATCAAAGACGCTCATACCGCGCATTGCCGCGCTATTTGCCAATAAGTCACAAGCCGCGCTGGAAGAGGAAGCACAGCGGCGCGGCCTCCCGCTCTCGCGCGTGATCGGGCTCGAGCAAGCGTTGTCGTCTCCACAATTTGTCAGCCGCGATGCTTTTGCCGACGTAGAAATCGCGCCAGGGCTCACAGTCGCGGTGCCCAATGGCCTTGTCGAATTTGACGGCGTCCGTGCGGGCATCATCGGCCCACCCCCGGCACTGGGCGATGGACAGGCCGTACGCGCGAAGCTGTGGCCCGATCGCCCTATGCCTGCCCGGACTTCTGCAGCATCGGCCAACAGGCTGCCGCTTTCGGGGCTTCGCGTGCTCGATCTGGGCGTGATCGTCGTCGGCGCGGAAACCGGCCGGCTGCTCGCGGACCTTGGCGCCGATGTGATCAAGGTGGAGAATGCGGGCTTTCCTGACGGAAGCCGCCAGACCCGGGGCGAGCCTATCAGCGTCAGCTTTGCTGTCGGCCACCGCAATCAGCGCAGCCTGGGCCTCAATCTGCGCTCACAGGAAGGCAAGGCCCTGTTCCTCGACTTTGCAGCAAAAGCCGATGTCATACTTTCCAACTTCAAGCCCGGCACATTGGCGTCGCTTGGCTTAGCGCCGGACATCCTGCTTGCCGCTAATCCCAGACTTGTCATCGTCGATAGTTCTGCATTTGGCCCTACTGGGCCAGAAAGCAGGCGCATGGGCTATGGCCCATTGGTTCGGGCTGCGGCAGGGTTAAGCCTGCAATGGCGCTACGCGGACGATCCGACAAGCTTTAGCGATGCCCTAACCGTCTATCCGGACCATGTTTGCGGTCGCATCGGCGCGGCAGGTGTCATCGCCTTGTTGCTGCGCCGCCTGCAGACCGGCCAGGGCGGCACTTTAAGCGTGGCGCAGGCCGAAGTCATGCTCGGGCATATGGCCACCGACATCGCCAGAATGTCGGCTCAAGCCCGCGGTCATGAAGTGAAATTGCAAACTGAAATCGCAGCGCCCTGGGGTGTCTATGCCTGCAAAGGCGACGACGAATGGTGCGTCGTTACGGTGCGCGATGACGCTGACAGACGTGCACTGTGCCATGCCATTGGGCGAGCCGACCTGCTTGATCGTCCCGCCGCATCTGCGGCCTCTGAGCAGCATATTGCCGGCAAGGCCCTTGATCTTGCCCTTCGCGACTGGGTGGCCCGTAGAGGTCCGGGTGAGGCAGCCCAAATGTTGCAGGCGGCCGGCGTTCCTGCCGGTGCCATGCAGCGCGTTTCCGATCTGCCGGCCCATCCCTATTTTTCCGAGCGCGGTTTTCTGCGACCCGTATCGCATCCGCAGATCGAGGAAACATTCTTCGCGGAAAATCTCCTGGTCGAAGCCTGCCAACTCGCCCGGCCACCACAAAGGCCTGCACCGATGCAAGGGCAGCATACTGCCGAGCTGGCACGAGAGTTGCTCGGCTTAAATGACCGTGTAATCGAGACGCTGACCGATCTCGGCGCGTTCGAGGTACAAGCGGGCATTGCGGTCGATGTCAGCCCCTGACCGACAAAGCGGATGCTGGAGGGACGAGGCAAAGCATTGTCCCTCCAGAGCGTAGCCTGGATCGTCAGATCCGCTCGATGATCAGCGCCGGCGCCATTCCCCCGGCCGCACACATGACCACCAGCCCACGTTTGAGATCCTGTCTTTCCAGTTCATCGAGCAGCGTTCCCACCAACATCACACCGGTTGCGCCGATCGGATGACCAAGCGCAATCGCGCCGCCATTGACGTTCACTTTGCTACGATCGAGCGACAGGGCGCGAATGAACTTTTCCGGTACGACCGCAAAGGCTTCGTTCACTTCCCAAAGGTCGATATCGTCAGGGGTCAACCCCGCTTTGGCCAGGACCTTGGCGGTGGAAGGTACGGGCCCGTTGAGCATGAGCGTGGGATCGTCGCCCAGTTCCGCCATGGCGACAATTCGGGCGCGCGGCACAAGTCCGTGTTTGCGGGCATAGTCGGACGATGCGAGAAGAAGCGCCCCTGCACCATCGACAACACCCGCCGAGTTTCCTGCATGATGGACGTGGTTGAATATAAGGTCGGGATAAGCTTTTCGAATAAGGTCTGCAAAGCTGGTTCCAGACGCGTCAAATGTCGCGTCTGCCGCATGGGCAAAAGCTGAAGGCAGTGCGGCCAACCCCTCTCGCGTGGTCTGGGGCCTGGGATATTCCTCGCGGTCGAGCGCAAGGCGGCCATCCTCATGATAGACTGGGACCAAAGAGCGATCGAACCGACCTCCGGCAATGGCGCGGTCGGCCCGACATTGGCTTTCATACGCCAACTCATCAAGCACTTCGCGATCAATACCTTCCAGCGTCGCGATCGCGTCGGCGCAAAGGCCCTGGCTTGTCTGCGGATGGCGAGCGCGAAGCCGCGCGTTGCCTGCGTCTGGAAGGAACGGGACCGCCGGGTCACGTGGCAGCAGTTTACGATAGGACATCAGCTCGGCGCCGCCTGCGATGTTGAGATCCTCCATGCCCGCCATGATCTTGGCCGCCGCGAGACTGACTGCGGTCAGACTGGACCCACAAAAACGGTGAATGGTGACACCGCTTGCCCTGGTGTCAAAGCCTGCGTCCAACGCGGTCATGCGGCCAAGGTCATTGCCCTGCTTACCCGCTTGTTGCCCGTTGCCCCAGATGATGTCCTCGACATCGGCAGTGTTTATACCGGTTCGATCGGCCAGCGCCCGTAACACGGTCGCACCGACTTGCTGAGGATGAATGTCGGTGAGGGCACCCTTGCCGATCTTGCCGATACCACGCGGTGTCCGGCATGCGTCGATGATCCATGCTTCCTGCATTCTTTCCTGCTCCTTCTCCGGACTGTTGCCCAGACCTCCATGTTTTGCAGCTGTAGGGACAGCCGTTGGCACGGGATTTAGCGTAATTTCGGCGGAAACTGTCAAGCAGTAACTTGACGAGCATCAAATAAATTGCTGTTTGCTTAAAAACGTCCACGCAGCGAATCGCCGTCAAGGCCACGGCGCGAACCAGAACAAGACATGGGAAAGGATGGGCTGTGCACTTTGAGCTGAGCGAAGAACATCAGATGGTGACCGAGCTCGTCACGAAGTTCGCTCGCGACTTCATGATGCCTCTTGAAGCCGCGGTGATGGAGCGGGAAGCCTCCGGCAAGGAGATGTACGTCACCAAGGAAGAGCAGGCCAGCCTGGACGCCAAGGCGCACGAGCTGGGACTTTTTGGACTGGACGCACCTCTTGACATCGGCGGCGCGGACTTGCCCATGGTTGCCATGGTCGGTGTCGAGGAAGCAATCGGCTACACGGTAACACCCTATGTGTTGCCGCCAGACTCGCCCAATCTGCGCATGCTGATCGCCACCGTCGACGACCGTCAGCGCGAAGCCTATCTTACCCCCCTTGTCGCCGGGCAAACCAAGTCGGCCATTGGTATTTCCGAACCCGGCGCCGGGTCGGATCCTGCGATGATGAAGACGCGTGCCGTGCGCGATGGCGATGACTGGATCCTCAACGGACGCAAAATCTGGATTACCTATGCAGATGAAGCGGACTTCACCATTGTGATGGCGGTGACGGATCCCCAGAAGGGCGCGCGAGGCGGCATGAGTGCCTTTCTTGTCGATCGGGATGCACCAGGCTTTAACATCATGCGCCGCATTCCCATGCTCGGCGGCCAGTCGACCTATGAGATCGCGCTTGATGATTGCCGCGTCGAAGGGTGGAAGTTGCTGGGCATCGAAGGTCAGGGCTTTGCGCCGATGCAAACCAGGCTGGCAACGCGGCGCATTCAGATGGCGGCGTGGTCAATCGGGATGGCGCAGCGTGCACTCGACATGCTTATCGATTACGCCCCGCAGCGCGTCACGTTCGGGGCGCCCCTTTCTGAGCGTCAGACCATTCAATTCTGGGTCGCCGAGGCCGCTACCAAAATCCATGCCGCGCGTCTTATGGCCTATGATTGCGCGTGGAAGCTCGACAATGGTCGCGATGTCCGTTCCGAGATCAGCATGATCAAATGGTACGCTACCGAAATGGCCTACACGGTCGTGGACCAAGCCATGCAGGCGTTCGGCGGGATGGGCATGACGAAGGAAGTCCCGCTACAGCTCATGCAGGCAAAGCTGCGGACGATGCGCGTCTATGATGGGCCAACCGAAATCCATAAATGGGTTATTGCGCGTGGCTTGCTTGGAACACGTAAGTAAAGCCGCAGGAACAGACAGTCATGATTTTTGCGTGTCCAGTCACCGAGCAGCGATTTCTCCTGCGCCACATAGCAGCCGTTGACGATCTTATCGGTAGCGATCGGTTCGAGACGCTTGACACAGATGTGATCGAGGCCATCATTCACGGTAGCGCCGAGTTTGCCGAGGGTGAATTCGCACCACTTCTCAGGATCGGCGACGACCCGGGGCCACGGTGGACGCAGGGCAAGGTCGTTATGCCCGATGGCTTTCGCGAGGCCTATGCCGCTTTCATCGAGAGCGGCTGGGGGACGATCGCATCCCCATCGGCCTATGGCGGTCAAGGCCTGCCCTTCAGCCTTGCAACCTTGGTGCTGGAAAATCTAAGCGCCGCAAATCTGG includes:
- a CDS encoding acetyl-CoA C-acetyltransferase encodes the protein MQEAWIIDACRTPRGIGKIGKGALTDIHPQQVGATVLRALADRTGINTADVEDIIWGNGQQAGKQGNDLGRMTALDAGFDTRASGVTIHRFCGSSLTAVSLAAAKIMAGMEDLNIAGGAELMSYRKLLPRDPAVPFLPDAGNARLRARHPQTSQGLCADAIATLEGIDREVLDELAYESQCRADRAIAGGRFDRSLVPVYHEDGRLALDREEYPRPQTTREGLAALPSAFAHAADATFDASGTSFADLIRKAYPDLIFNHVHHAGNSAGVVDGAGALLLASSDYARKHGLVPRARIVAMAELGDDPTLMLNGPVPSTAKVLAKAGLTPDDIDLWEVNEAFAVVPEKFIRALSLDRSKVNVNGGAIALGHPIGATGVMLVGTLLDELERQDLKRGLVVMCAAGGMAPALIIERI
- a CDS encoding acetyl-CoA acetyltransferase, with product MIAKALQNADADAGGGWLEKLDSVDLVALTSWRYTNPVGDICAKVGIAPALATNSRRGGETPVRLLHEAALEVVRGEHRACAIVGGEATNARAQARKSGAKLPWSDMAPSDQSAQFAGLSTVRSPLAERYAMLDPASIYPLYETASHAAWDLSPAQAHDESAKLWALYAQAAGDNPSAWMETPPSAETIGTIGPDNRLINWPYPKLMVANPSVNQASAFIVTTLAHARNAGIPEDKLVYILGGAAANEPANFLDRDRYDRSTAQEAVLSAALAQVGGVEELTFMELYSCFPIVPKMALRFMGIEQDQAAPSVTGGLTFFGGPLHNYMSHAICAMVRALRAHPHSSGLLYGQGGYVTKHHALLLGSDAPQDTLAADWSVQAEADRNRGPSPQVREDYAGPATLEAFTVRHSRDGEPDQGIVVVRTPAGERTLARVPGHYRETIDLLEAWDRSPVGTDGMITLCDDGDAVWQPLATTPLSIRRLEA
- a CDS encoding CaiB/BaiF CoA-transferase family protein, with translation MMSSDDRPLAGLRVLDLVEGTLGAIGRILGEWGAQVVRIEPRAGGRDRYAGEQVGGNALGFAVSNLGKTCIALDLERPDDRSEFENLARDCDVLIEGSQLQRSMSWDLDIEALRRANPGLVILSLSGFGANTSFSAWQVTDPVLHAMSGELSRSGLPDREPLLPPGELALHCAAGQALLAILAARYATVTGGSGDWLDMSLLDGASAALDPGYGSSGSAAQGVPASKLPRGRPEARFQYPIIACADGYVRICMLAPRQWQAMYEWLGKPEEFADPSFNTLRARYKSKTLIPRIAALFANKSQAALEEEAQRRGLPLSRVIGLEQALSSPQFVSRDAFADVEIAPGLTVAVPNGLVEFDGVRAGIIGPPPALGDGQAVRAKLWPDRPMPARTSAASANRLPLSGLRVLDLGVIVVGAETGRLLADLGADVIKVENAGFPDGSRQTRGEPISVSFAVGHRNQRSLGLNLRSQEGKALFLDFAAKADVILSNFKPGTLASLGLAPDILLAANPRLVIVDSSAFGPTGPESRRMGYGPLVRAAAGLSLQWRYADDPTSFSDALTVYPDHVCGRIGAAGVIALLLRRLQTGQGGTLSVAQAEVMLGHMATDIARMSAQARGHEVKLQTEIAAPWGVYACKGDDEWCVVTVRDDADRRALCHAIGRADLLDRPAASAASEQHIAGKALDLALRDWVARRGPGEAAQMLQAAGVPAGAMQRVSDLPAHPYFSERGFLRPVSHPQIEETFFAENLLVEACQLARPPQRPAPMQGQHTAELARELLGLNDRVIETLTDLGAFEVQAGIAVDVSP
- a CDS encoding acyl-CoA dehydrogenase family protein — its product is MHFELSEEHQMVTELVTKFARDFMMPLEAAVMEREASGKEMYVTKEEQASLDAKAHELGLFGLDAPLDIGGADLPMVAMVGVEEAIGYTVTPYVLPPDSPNLRMLIATVDDRQREAYLTPLVAGQTKSAIGISEPGAGSDPAMMKTRAVRDGDDWILNGRKIWITYADEADFTIVMAVTDPQKGARGGMSAFLVDRDAPGFNIMRRIPMLGGQSTYEIALDDCRVEGWKLLGIEGQGFAPMQTRLATRRIQMAAWSIGMAQRALDMLIDYAPQRVTFGAPLSERQTIQFWVAEAATKIHAARLMAYDCAWKLDNGRDVRSEISMIKWYATEMAYTVVDQAMQAFGGMGMTKEVPLQLMQAKLRTMRVYDGPTEIHKWVIARGLLGTRK